A window of the Alnus glutinosa chromosome 4, dhAlnGlut1.1, whole genome shotgun sequence genome harbors these coding sequences:
- the LOC133865760 gene encoding T-complex protein 1 subunit delta, whose product MASPAISLPRVSSKTESYVDNKRKEDVRQANIVAARAVAEAVRTSLGPRGMDKMISTASGEVIITNDGATILNKMEVLQPAAKMLVELSKSQDSAAGDGTTTVVVIAGALLRHCLSLLSHGIHPTVISDSLHKAATKAVEVLTAMAVPVELSDRDSLVKSASTSLNSKVVSQYSTLLAPLAVDAVLSVVDPAKPDLVDLRDVKIVKKLGGTVDDTELVKGLVFDKKVSHASGGLTRMENAKIAVIQFQISPPKTDIEQSIVVSDYAQMDRILKEERQYILGMIKKIKATGCNVLLIQKSILRDAVTDLSLHYLAKAKILVVKDVERDEIEFITKTLNCLPIANIEHFRVEKLGYADLVEEVSVGDGKIVKVTGIKDMGRTTTVLVRGSNQLVLEEAERSLHDALCVIRCLVNKRFLIAGGGAPEIELSRQLGAWAKVLHGMEGYCVRSFAEALEVIPYTLAENAGLNPIAIVTELRNRHAQGEINAGINVRKGQITNILEENVVQPLLVSTSAITLATECVRMILKIDDIVTVR is encoded by the coding sequence ATGGCGTCCCCTGCCATTTCTCTCCCCCGGGTATCCTCGAAGACGGAGTCGTACGTGGACAACAAGCGCAAGGAGGACGTCCGGCAAGCCAATATTGTGGCGGCACGCGCCGTCGCCGAAGCCGTCCGCACCAGCCTGGGTCCCCGGGGCATGGACAAGATGATCTCCACGGCCTCTGGCGAGGTCATCATCACTAACGACGGCGCCACCATCCTTAACAAGATGGAGGTCCTCCAGCCCGCCGCCAAGATGCTCGTCGAGCTCTCCAAGTCCCAGGACTCCGCCGCCGGAGACGGCACCACCACCGTTGTGGTCATCGCAGGCGCCCTCCTCCGGCACTGCCTCTCCCTGCTGTCCCACGGCATCCACCCTACCGTCATCTCTGACTCCCTCCACAAGGCAGCCACCAAGGCCGTCGAGGTCCTCACGGCCATGGCCGTCCCCGTCGAGCTCTCCGACCGCGACTCTCTCGTCAAGTCTGCCAGCACCTCCCTCAACAGCAAGGTTGTCAGTCAATACTCCACTCTCCTCGCTCCTCTGGCCGTCGACGCCGTCCTCTCCGTCGTCGACCCTGCCAAGCCCGATCTCGTGGATCTCCGGGACGTCAAGATCGTTAAGAAGCTCGGTGGCACCGTTGACGACACCGAGCTCGTCAAAGGCCTCGTCTTCGACAAAAAGGTGAGCCACGCCTCTGGAGGGCTCACTCGCATGGAGAACGCCAAGATTGCCGTCATCCAGTTCCAGATATCACCGCCAAAAACCGACATCGAGCAGAGTATTGTCGTTTCCGATTATGCCCAGATGGATCGGATACTGAAGGAGGAGAGGCAGTACATTCTGGGAATGATTAAGAAGATCAAGGCGACTGGGTGCAATGTCTTGTTGATCCAGAAAAGCATTTTGCGCGACGCAGTGACCGATTTGTCGCTACATTATCTCGCGAAGGCTAAGATTTTGGTGGTCAAGGATGTGGAGCGTGACGAGATTGAGTTTATCACCAAGACTCTGAATTGTTTGCCCATTGCGAACATCGAGCATTTCCGAGTCGAGAAGCTGGGGTATGCGGATCTTGTTGAGGAGGTTTCGGTTGGGGATGGGAAAATTGTGAAGGTTACGGGGATCAAGGACATGGGTCGGACCACCACGGTGCTGGTTCGTGGGTCGAACCAACTGGTGTTAGAAGAGGCGGAGAGGAGCTTGCACGATGCACTGTGTGTGATTAGGTGCTTGGTGAATAAGCGGTTTTTAATTGCAGGTGGTGGGGCTCCGGAGATTGAGCTGTCAAGGCAGTTGGGTGCATGGGCGAAGGTGCTGCACGGGATGGAGGGTTATTGTGTGCGGTCGTTCGCAGAGGCGCTTGAAGTGATTCCCTATACGTTGGCTGAGAATGCAGGGTTGAATCCGATTGCAATTGTGACTGAGCTGAGGAACCGGCATGCACAGGGTGAGATCAATGCTGGGATTAATGTGAGGAAGGGGCAGATTACTAATATCTTGGAGGAGAATGTGGTGCAGCCACTGCTTGTGAGCACGAGTGCGATCACACTGGCGACAGAGTGTGTGAGGATGATCTTGAAGATTGATGACATTGTCACTGTGAGGTAG
- the LOC133865258 gene encoding DExH-box ATP-dependent RNA helicase DExH3-like isoform X2 has product MPYSAIFQGYIRTTTTPLLSMSLRPTATTYFRAPKSLRPSLLPFFTRNRPPRFGNSHVRPYSRPRVMCSAVEVDRRVRQRRVAMPFWNQQSSGYGRFAYQDVSSDESDSELGPAQQQSCASTLDNIDGWRWKLTMLLRNKDEQEVASRERKDRRDFEQLSALASRMGLHSHQYAKVVVFSKVPLPNYRPDLDDKRPQREVILPLGLQREVDAHLKAYHSQKSMRVGSFSDNSLSRSSSAGSVATDEGLYEQQEPLKQISVAMQRILQQRSLQLRNKQQDWQESPEGQKMLELRRSLPAFKARDALLKAISENQVIVVSGETGCGKTTQLPQYILESEIEAARGAVCSIICTQPRRISAMSVSERVAAERGEKLGESVGYKVRLEGVKGRDTRLLFCTTGILLRRLLLDRSLKGVTHVIVDEIHERGMNEDFLLIVLKDLLPRRPELRLILMSATLNAGLFSSYFGGAPTMHIPGFTYPVRAHFLENIIEMTGYRLTTYNQIDDYGQEKGWKMQKQAQALRKRKSQIASAVENALEDADFKEYSLRTRESLSCWNPDSIGFNLIEHVLCHIVKKERPGAVLVFMTGWDDINSLKDQLQAHPLLGDPSRVLLLACHGSMASSEQRLIFDKPQDGVRKIVLATNMAETSITINDVVYVVDCGKAKETSYDALNNTPCLLPSWISKAAARQRRGRAGRVQPGECYHLYPRCVYDAFADYQLPELLRTPLQSLCLQIKSLQLGSISQFLSRALQPPEPLSVQNAVEYLNIIGALDENENLTVLGRNLSVLPVEPKLGKMLIFGAIFNCLDPIMTVVAGLSARDPFLMPFDKKDLAESAKAQFSARDCSDHLALVRAYEGWKDAERHQSGYEYCWRNFLSAQTLKAIDSLRKQFFCLLKDSGLVDQNTENCNRWSHDEHLVRAVICAGLYPGICSVVNKEKSIALKTMEDGQVLLYSNSVNAGVPKIPYPWLVFNEKVKVNSVFLRDSTGVSDSVLLLFGGNISRGGLDGHLKMLGGYLEFFMKPALADMYLSLKRGLEELMQKKLLDPKLDVQSENELLSALRLLVSEDQCHGRFVFNRQVPAPSKKTTKEPLPGNLLSGGGGDNSKNQLQSLLARAGHEAPTYKTRQLRNNLFRSTVIFNGLNFDGQPCNNKKIAEKDAAAEALLWLKGESHSTATDIDHMSMLLKKSKKKDRKRSSTRSAKWG; this is encoded by the exons TGTGCTTCAACCCTTGATAACATTGATGGGTGGAGATGGAAGTTAACAATGCTTCTTCGCAACAAAGACGAGCAAGAAGTGGCATCGAGGGAGAGAAAAGATAGACGTGATTTTGAGCAACTCTCAGCGCTGGCAAGCAGAATGGGTTTACATAG CCATCAATATGCAAAAGTTGTCGTCTTTAGTAAAGTCCCTCTGCCAAATTACAGACCGGACTTGGATGATAAGCGTCCACAGAGAGAG GTGATTTTACCTTTAGGATTGCAAAGAGAAGTAGATGCTCATCTCAAGGCTTATCATTCTCAAAAATCTATGCGGGTTGGAAGTTTCTCAGATAATTCCTTGTCAAGATCAAGCAGTGCTGGAAGTGTTGCTACTGATGAGGGGCTTTACGAGCAGCAGGAGCCCTTGAAACAGATTAGTGTTGCTATGCAGAGAATCCTCCAACAGAGAAGTTTGCAATTGCGAAATAAGCAACAGGATTGGCAG GAATCTCCTGAAGGTCAAAAGATGCTTGAACTTCGTAGAAGTCTCCCTGCATTCAAAGCGAGAGATGCATTATTAAAAGCTATTTCTGAAAATCAG gtcattgttGTCTCAGGTGAAACTGGCTGTGGTAAAACCACACAACTTCCTCAATACATCTTGGAATCTGAAATTGAAGCTGCTCGTGGAGCTGTCTGTAGTATTATATGTACTCAACCTAGACGAATATCTGCCATGTCTGTTTCTGAAAGAGTTGCTGCAGAACGAGGGGAGAAACTTGGAGAATCT GTTGGTTACAAAGTTCGGCTTGAGGGAGTGAAAGGAAGGGACACTCGCCTTCTTTTTTGCACCACTGGCATATTGTTGAGGAGATTACTTTTGGATAGAAGTTTGAAAGGGGTAACTCACGTTATTGTTGATGAGATTCACGAACGTGGAATGAATGAAG ATTTTCTTCTTATTGTCCTCAAAGATCTCCTTCCTCGTAGACCAGAGTTGAGGTTAATTTTGATGAGTGCAACCCTCAATGCGGGGCTCTTCTCTTCCTACTTTGGTGGTGCTCCAACAATGCATATCCCT gGTTTTACATATCCAGTACGTGCacattttctggagaatattaTTGAAATGACAGGATATCGGTTGACTACATATAATCAAATTGATGATTATGGTCAAGAAAAGGGGTGGAAAATGCAGAAACAAGCTCAAGCTTTAAGGAAGAGGAAGAGCCAGATTGCTTCTGCTGTTGAG AATGCACTTGAAGATGCTGACTTTAAGGAGTATAGCTTACGGACTCGGGAGTCTTTATCCTGTTGGAATCCGGACTCAATTGGTTTTAACCTCATTGAGCATGTGCTCTGCCACATAGTCAAGAAAGAAAGGCCTGGTGCTGTTTTGGTTTTTATGACTGGTTGGGATGACATAAATTCGTTGAAGGACCAGCTCCAAGCTCATCCTCTCTTGGGTGATCCGAGCAGGGTGTTGCTGCTTGCATGCCATGGTTCCATGGCCAGCTCTGAGCAG AGGTTAATTTTTGATAAGCCTCAAGATGGAGTGAGGAAAATAGTTCTAGCTACAAACATGGCTGAGACTAGTATTACTATCAATGATGTCGTTTATGTGGTTGATTGCGGAAAGGCAAAAGAGACATCATATGATGCACTAAACAACACTCCTTGTTTGTTACCATCCTGGATATCAAAGGCTGCTGCTCGGCAA AGGAGGGGAAGAGCTGGTCGGGTTCAGCCTGGTGAGTGTTACCATCTCTATCCCAGATGTGTATACGATGCTTTTGCTGATTATCAACTGCCAGAACTCCTAAGGACACCATTACAGTCGTTATGTTTACAAATCAAAAGTTTACAACTTGGAAGTATTTCACAATTCTTATCTAGGGCATTGCAGCCGCCGGAACCTCTATCG GTTCAAAATGCTGTGGAATACTTGAACATCATTGGGGCTTTGGACGAGAATGAAAATCTGACTGTGCTAG GACGCAACTTGTCAGTGCTTCCAGTTGAGCCAAAACTTGGAAAAATGCTCATATTTGGGGCTATTTTCAACTGCCTAGATCCAATAATGACCGTTGTTGCTGGCCTTAGTGCCAGAGATCCCTTCCTGATGCCATTCGACAAGAAGGAT CTTGCTGAGTCAGCAAAAGCACAATTCTCTGCCCGTGACTGCAGTGACCATCTTGCACTTGTCCGAGCTTATGAGGGTTGGAAAGATGCTGAAAGACATCAATCTGGTTATGAGTACTGTTGGAGAAATTTCCTTTCTGCTCAAACTCTGAAAGCCATTGACTCTCTTCGGAAGCAGTTCTTTTGTTTGCTTAAGGATAGTGGTCTAGTTGATCAGAACACCGAAAACTGCAATAGATGGAGCCATGATGAGCATCTTGTCCGAGCAGTCATCTGTGCAGGCTTGTACCCCGGAATATGCTCTGTTGTG AATAAAGAGAAGTCGATAGCATTAAAAACAATGGAGGATGGCCAAGTACTTCTGTACTCA AATTCTGTGAATGCTGGAGTACCCAAAATTCCATATCCGTGGCTAGTTTTCAATGAAAAGGTGAAAGTTAATTCAGTATTTCTTCGGGATTCAACTGGTGTATCTGATTCTGTGCTGCTCTTATTTGGAGGGAACATTTCGAGGGGTGGTCTA GATGGACACCTGAAAATGCTGGGAGGATACTTGGAATTTTTCATGAAACCTGCTTTAGCAGATATGTATTTAAGCTTAAAGAGAGGACTTGAGGAACTTATGCAGAAGAAA CTTTTGGATCCTAAGTTGGATGTACAATCAGAGAATGAGCTCCTGTCGGCTTTAAGATTACTGGTCTCAGAGGACCAATGTCATGGTAGATTTGTCTTCAATCGCCAAGTGCCAGCACCCTCAAAGAAGACTACAAAAGAGCCACTACCAGGCAACCTCTTGAGTGGTGGAGGTGGTGATAATTCAAAGAATCAACTACAGTCATTACTTGCCAGGGCAGGACATGAAGCACCCACCTACAAGACAAGACAGCTGAGAAACAACCTGTTCCGTTCCACTGTGATCTTTAATGGGTTGAATTTTGACGGGCAACCTTGCAACAATAAGAAAATTGCAGAAAAGGATGCAGCTGCTGAGGCTCTGCTGTGGTTGAAGGGTGAGAGCCATTCAACTGCCACAGATATTGACCATATGTCTATGCTTCtaaagaagagcaaaaagaaagaTCGGAAAAGATCCTCAACCCGCAGTGCTAAGTGGGGTTAA
- the LOC133865258 gene encoding DExH-box ATP-dependent RNA helicase DExH3-like isoform X1: MPYSAIFQGYIRTTTTPLLSMSLRPTATTYFRAPKSLRPSLLPFFTRNRPPRFGNSHVRPYSRPRVMCSAVEVDRRVRQRRVAMPFWNQQSSGYGRFAYQDVSSDESDSELGPAQQQSQCASTLDNIDGWRWKLTMLLRNKDEQEVASRERKDRRDFEQLSALASRMGLHSHQYAKVVVFSKVPLPNYRPDLDDKRPQREVILPLGLQREVDAHLKAYHSQKSMRVGSFSDNSLSRSSSAGSVATDEGLYEQQEPLKQISVAMQRILQQRSLQLRNKQQDWQESPEGQKMLELRRSLPAFKARDALLKAISENQVIVVSGETGCGKTTQLPQYILESEIEAARGAVCSIICTQPRRISAMSVSERVAAERGEKLGESVGYKVRLEGVKGRDTRLLFCTTGILLRRLLLDRSLKGVTHVIVDEIHERGMNEDFLLIVLKDLLPRRPELRLILMSATLNAGLFSSYFGGAPTMHIPGFTYPVRAHFLENIIEMTGYRLTTYNQIDDYGQEKGWKMQKQAQALRKRKSQIASAVENALEDADFKEYSLRTRESLSCWNPDSIGFNLIEHVLCHIVKKERPGAVLVFMTGWDDINSLKDQLQAHPLLGDPSRVLLLACHGSMASSEQRLIFDKPQDGVRKIVLATNMAETSITINDVVYVVDCGKAKETSYDALNNTPCLLPSWISKAAARQRRGRAGRVQPGECYHLYPRCVYDAFADYQLPELLRTPLQSLCLQIKSLQLGSISQFLSRALQPPEPLSVQNAVEYLNIIGALDENENLTVLGRNLSVLPVEPKLGKMLIFGAIFNCLDPIMTVVAGLSARDPFLMPFDKKDLAESAKAQFSARDCSDHLALVRAYEGWKDAERHQSGYEYCWRNFLSAQTLKAIDSLRKQFFCLLKDSGLVDQNTENCNRWSHDEHLVRAVICAGLYPGICSVVNKEKSIALKTMEDGQVLLYSNSVNAGVPKIPYPWLVFNEKVKVNSVFLRDSTGVSDSVLLLFGGNISRGGLDGHLKMLGGYLEFFMKPALADMYLSLKRGLEELMQKKLLDPKLDVQSENELLSALRLLVSEDQCHGRFVFNRQVPAPSKKTTKEPLPGNLLSGGGGDNSKNQLQSLLARAGHEAPTYKTRQLRNNLFRSTVIFNGLNFDGQPCNNKKIAEKDAAAEALLWLKGESHSTATDIDHMSMLLKKSKKKDRKRSSTRSAKWG, encoded by the exons CAGTGTGCTTCAACCCTTGATAACATTGATGGGTGGAGATGGAAGTTAACAATGCTTCTTCGCAACAAAGACGAGCAAGAAGTGGCATCGAGGGAGAGAAAAGATAGACGTGATTTTGAGCAACTCTCAGCGCTGGCAAGCAGAATGGGTTTACATAG CCATCAATATGCAAAAGTTGTCGTCTTTAGTAAAGTCCCTCTGCCAAATTACAGACCGGACTTGGATGATAAGCGTCCACAGAGAGAG GTGATTTTACCTTTAGGATTGCAAAGAGAAGTAGATGCTCATCTCAAGGCTTATCATTCTCAAAAATCTATGCGGGTTGGAAGTTTCTCAGATAATTCCTTGTCAAGATCAAGCAGTGCTGGAAGTGTTGCTACTGATGAGGGGCTTTACGAGCAGCAGGAGCCCTTGAAACAGATTAGTGTTGCTATGCAGAGAATCCTCCAACAGAGAAGTTTGCAATTGCGAAATAAGCAACAGGATTGGCAG GAATCTCCTGAAGGTCAAAAGATGCTTGAACTTCGTAGAAGTCTCCCTGCATTCAAAGCGAGAGATGCATTATTAAAAGCTATTTCTGAAAATCAG gtcattgttGTCTCAGGTGAAACTGGCTGTGGTAAAACCACACAACTTCCTCAATACATCTTGGAATCTGAAATTGAAGCTGCTCGTGGAGCTGTCTGTAGTATTATATGTACTCAACCTAGACGAATATCTGCCATGTCTGTTTCTGAAAGAGTTGCTGCAGAACGAGGGGAGAAACTTGGAGAATCT GTTGGTTACAAAGTTCGGCTTGAGGGAGTGAAAGGAAGGGACACTCGCCTTCTTTTTTGCACCACTGGCATATTGTTGAGGAGATTACTTTTGGATAGAAGTTTGAAAGGGGTAACTCACGTTATTGTTGATGAGATTCACGAACGTGGAATGAATGAAG ATTTTCTTCTTATTGTCCTCAAAGATCTCCTTCCTCGTAGACCAGAGTTGAGGTTAATTTTGATGAGTGCAACCCTCAATGCGGGGCTCTTCTCTTCCTACTTTGGTGGTGCTCCAACAATGCATATCCCT gGTTTTACATATCCAGTACGTGCacattttctggagaatattaTTGAAATGACAGGATATCGGTTGACTACATATAATCAAATTGATGATTATGGTCAAGAAAAGGGGTGGAAAATGCAGAAACAAGCTCAAGCTTTAAGGAAGAGGAAGAGCCAGATTGCTTCTGCTGTTGAG AATGCACTTGAAGATGCTGACTTTAAGGAGTATAGCTTACGGACTCGGGAGTCTTTATCCTGTTGGAATCCGGACTCAATTGGTTTTAACCTCATTGAGCATGTGCTCTGCCACATAGTCAAGAAAGAAAGGCCTGGTGCTGTTTTGGTTTTTATGACTGGTTGGGATGACATAAATTCGTTGAAGGACCAGCTCCAAGCTCATCCTCTCTTGGGTGATCCGAGCAGGGTGTTGCTGCTTGCATGCCATGGTTCCATGGCCAGCTCTGAGCAG AGGTTAATTTTTGATAAGCCTCAAGATGGAGTGAGGAAAATAGTTCTAGCTACAAACATGGCTGAGACTAGTATTACTATCAATGATGTCGTTTATGTGGTTGATTGCGGAAAGGCAAAAGAGACATCATATGATGCACTAAACAACACTCCTTGTTTGTTACCATCCTGGATATCAAAGGCTGCTGCTCGGCAA AGGAGGGGAAGAGCTGGTCGGGTTCAGCCTGGTGAGTGTTACCATCTCTATCCCAGATGTGTATACGATGCTTTTGCTGATTATCAACTGCCAGAACTCCTAAGGACACCATTACAGTCGTTATGTTTACAAATCAAAAGTTTACAACTTGGAAGTATTTCACAATTCTTATCTAGGGCATTGCAGCCGCCGGAACCTCTATCG GTTCAAAATGCTGTGGAATACTTGAACATCATTGGGGCTTTGGACGAGAATGAAAATCTGACTGTGCTAG GACGCAACTTGTCAGTGCTTCCAGTTGAGCCAAAACTTGGAAAAATGCTCATATTTGGGGCTATTTTCAACTGCCTAGATCCAATAATGACCGTTGTTGCTGGCCTTAGTGCCAGAGATCCCTTCCTGATGCCATTCGACAAGAAGGAT CTTGCTGAGTCAGCAAAAGCACAATTCTCTGCCCGTGACTGCAGTGACCATCTTGCACTTGTCCGAGCTTATGAGGGTTGGAAAGATGCTGAAAGACATCAATCTGGTTATGAGTACTGTTGGAGAAATTTCCTTTCTGCTCAAACTCTGAAAGCCATTGACTCTCTTCGGAAGCAGTTCTTTTGTTTGCTTAAGGATAGTGGTCTAGTTGATCAGAACACCGAAAACTGCAATAGATGGAGCCATGATGAGCATCTTGTCCGAGCAGTCATCTGTGCAGGCTTGTACCCCGGAATATGCTCTGTTGTG AATAAAGAGAAGTCGATAGCATTAAAAACAATGGAGGATGGCCAAGTACTTCTGTACTCA AATTCTGTGAATGCTGGAGTACCCAAAATTCCATATCCGTGGCTAGTTTTCAATGAAAAGGTGAAAGTTAATTCAGTATTTCTTCGGGATTCAACTGGTGTATCTGATTCTGTGCTGCTCTTATTTGGAGGGAACATTTCGAGGGGTGGTCTA GATGGACACCTGAAAATGCTGGGAGGATACTTGGAATTTTTCATGAAACCTGCTTTAGCAGATATGTATTTAAGCTTAAAGAGAGGACTTGAGGAACTTATGCAGAAGAAA CTTTTGGATCCTAAGTTGGATGTACAATCAGAGAATGAGCTCCTGTCGGCTTTAAGATTACTGGTCTCAGAGGACCAATGTCATGGTAGATTTGTCTTCAATCGCCAAGTGCCAGCACCCTCAAAGAAGACTACAAAAGAGCCACTACCAGGCAACCTCTTGAGTGGTGGAGGTGGTGATAATTCAAAGAATCAACTACAGTCATTACTTGCCAGGGCAGGACATGAAGCACCCACCTACAAGACAAGACAGCTGAGAAACAACCTGTTCCGTTCCACTGTGATCTTTAATGGGTTGAATTTTGACGGGCAACCTTGCAACAATAAGAAAATTGCAGAAAAGGATGCAGCTGCTGAGGCTCTGCTGTGGTTGAAGGGTGAGAGCCATTCAACTGCCACAGATATTGACCATATGTCTATGCTTCtaaagaagagcaaaaagaaagaTCGGAAAAGATCCTCAACCCGCAGTGCTAAGTGGGGTTAA